CGACCGATTCGGCCGGCCGCGCGGTTCTCGATATTCGACGCCTCGGAGGGTGCGGAACGCTCACCCTTCATGCCGCCGTCGAGGGGATCGAGCTCGTGCAGTCCGCCGTCGTGAACGTTCGGAGCCCGGATCTGAACGGCGACGGCGCCGTCGGGTTTCAGGATGTCTTCCTCTACGCTTCCTTTCTCAACGCGGGGACCGGCTACTGCGGCAACTTGAACGGCGATCCGAACAATCTCGTGAACTTCGCGGACACGGCGATCTTCATCGTCTTCTATTCGAGACAAAGCTCCTGCCCGTGAGGGAAGCGTCCCGCCTCATTCCGCTTCCAGGATGCGCGAGCGAGGCGTTCGCGCCGGCGCGCGCGCCACGAGGAAGACCCCGGCGAAGATGAGAGCCGCGCTCGCGAGCAGGCGAGGCGTCAGCGTATCGCGCCCGAGCGAGACCGAGAGAAGCGTCGCGAGCAGGGGTTGTAGATAGATAAAGAGAGCGACGGTCGACGAATCGACCTTCGAGAGTGCGTAGTAGTTCAAGAGATACGTGGTGACCGTCGCGAAGATCACGATCCACGCCATCAGCGCGAAGAGCTCAGGACGGATCGCCGACGGATCGAACGCCGCGAGGCCGGGCAAGCCGAACGCCGCGATCCCGAGCGCTCCCCAGGCCATCGTGTAGGCGGTCATGGCGAGAGGGGGGTGCTTCCGCACGACGTCCCGCGAGATCACGAGGAAGAGCCCGAAGGACCCCGCGTTGAGAAGCGTGAGAAGGTCGCCCCGCACCCAGCGCTCGTCGTAGGAGAAGTCGTGCACTCGAAGAAGCACGAGAACGCCGGAGAGAGCAAGAAGAAGCCCGCACACCTTGCGCGCGGAGGCGGTTTCCTTTCGGAAGACGAGAGCGAAGAAGAACGTCGCGACCGGAATCAGCGTGTTGATGAGCGCGGAATGGGAGGGGGTCGTTCGGAGAATCCCCTCGGTGAAGCAAAGCTGGTTGATCACGACCCCGAAGAGTGCGTAGAGCCCGAGGCGGAGAAAGTCGTTCCGCGCGACGTTCGCTCGCGGCCTGCGGAGTCGTTCGATCGCGAGGAGGAGAACCGCCGCGGCGAGGACTCGCAGGAACGCCCAGACCCTGGGCGGGACGACCTCGACGACCTCCTTCGCCGCGAGGTAATGGACGGCGAAGAGGACCTGAACGGCGAGAAGGGCGGAGAGCGTCCGCGCGCCCGAGCTCAGGCTACGGCTCCTTGAGAACGATGTCGTTCTTCCGGAGCCAGTCCTCGATCTCCTCGCGGATTCTCCGGTCGCGGAGCGCCAGCCAACGTTCTTCCTCGGAGGGATAGGAGACGAGGATCTCGCGGAAGCGCCTAAAAGCTCCCTTCCCCTCGATCCCCTCGATCAGGGTCTGCCGGAGCCGCTTGTCCTTCACCGTTCCGATGAACTCCTCCATCTCCGCATAC
This region of Candidatus Eisenbacteria bacterium genomic DNA includes:
- a CDS encoding EamA family transporter yields the protein MINQLCFTEGILRTTPSHSALINTLIPVATFFFALVFRKETASARKVCGLLLALSGVLVLLRVHDFSYDERWVRGDLLTLLNAGSFGLFLVISRDVVRKHPPLAMTAYTMAWGALGIAAFGLPGLAAFDPSAIRPELFALMAWIVIFATVTTYLLNYYALSKVDSSTVALFIYLQPLLATLLSVSLGRDTLTPRLLASAALIFAGVFLVARAPARTPRSRILEAE